One Sediminibacillus dalangtanensis genomic region harbors:
- a CDS encoding GNAT family N-acetyltransferase: MENLHVFIEEFAYAWMEARRKPGTHLERKPLFIKVDFGEEVAGRRAEFLVVRDSVDKRDFLADEGDHWLNVVGDNDPGELEHYEWVAKEYLMYHPDIPQQFIGRQSIHDHHSVKRIDTGSMAAKVNAFFDKDFADRERLNESSVEYYVIYDNGELAGHGRVSFLKERDICCLDNIYIDSKYRRKGLAKKLCSHLLAQAKENSCSRCILGSSQQGMRLYEKLGFDIVSNMYVYQYKAGEGK; the protein is encoded by the coding sequence ATGGAAAATCTTCATGTGTTTATCGAAGAATTTGCTTATGCATGGATGGAGGCAAGAAGAAAACCGGGCACGCATCTGGAAAGAAAACCCCTCTTTATAAAAGTGGATTTCGGGGAGGAAGTGGCAGGGCGAAGAGCAGAGTTTTTGGTTGTACGGGATTCTGTCGATAAGAGAGATTTTTTAGCGGATGAAGGAGACCATTGGTTAAACGTGGTCGGTGACAATGATCCAGGAGAACTTGAGCATTATGAATGGGTCGCAAAAGAATACCTGATGTATCATCCTGATATTCCCCAACAATTTATCGGGAGGCAAAGCATTCATGATCACCACTCTGTAAAGCGTATTGATACGGGATCAATGGCTGCCAAGGTCAATGCTTTTTTTGACAAAGACTTTGCCGATCGGGAGCGGTTAAATGAATCTTCTGTTGAGTATTATGTCATTTATGATAACGGCGAATTGGCGGGACACGGGAGAGTTTCTTTCCTGAAGGAAAGGGATATTTGCTGCCTGGATAATATTTACATTGATTCCAAGTATCGCAGAAAAGGGTTGGCAAAAAAACTTTGTTCGCATTTGCTTGCCCAGGCTAAGGAAAATTCCTGCAGTCGTTGTATTCTGGGATCTTCTCAACAAGGCATGCGTTTGTATGAAAAGCTGGGATTCGACATCGTTTCTAATATGTATGTCTATCAATACAAAGCGGGGGAGGGAAAATAG
- a CDS encoding class I SAM-dependent methyltransferase: MNNEKSSLTSLVSAFARAYHSEYDQPKVFDDFVAKKLITQKEFADIRENMINGVPFFNEKVARQFQDQPDEILKWITQVQLSPTPLARAAYCESVLLHEIRLGVKQYVILGAGMDTFSLRHPELRDQLKIFEVDHPATQAFKRERMKQSDYEVPANLSFIPMDLTGGFTEQPLVEAGFSPSKKTFFSLLGVSYYLMKEENADLLKKLFAKVPSGSSIVFDYPDDTLFEEKGISNRVQHIVQMAAASGEPMKSSFSFNQLEKMLEDAGLLIYEHLSPEAIQERFFLNRSDYLSAFETVHYVHAVKR; this comes from the coding sequence ATGAACAACGAAAAGTCCAGTTTAACTTCTCTTGTTTCTGCTTTCGCCCGTGCTTATCACAGTGAATACGACCAGCCAAAGGTATTTGATGACTTTGTTGCAAAAAAACTGATTACCCAAAAAGAATTCGCCGACATCCGGGAAAACATGATCAACGGGGTTCCTTTTTTCAATGAAAAAGTAGCCCGACAGTTTCAGGACCAACCAGATGAAATATTAAAATGGATTACGCAAGTTCAACTTTCTCCTACTCCTCTCGCACGTGCAGCCTATTGTGAAAGTGTATTGCTTCATGAAATCCGATTAGGTGTTAAGCAGTATGTCATTCTTGGCGCTGGCATGGATACCTTTAGTTTACGCCATCCCGAATTAAGGGATCAGTTAAAAATATTCGAAGTGGACCACCCAGCAACACAAGCATTTAAAAGGGAACGGATGAAACAGTCGGACTATGAAGTGCCGGCCAACCTTTCTTTTATCCCCATGGATTTAACCGGAGGATTTACGGAGCAGCCGCTAGTGGAAGCAGGTTTTTCTCCCAGCAAAAAAACATTCTTCAGTCTTTTAGGTGTGTCCTATTATCTGATGAAAGAAGAAAATGCCGATTTATTGAAAAAACTGTTTGCCAAAGTGCCTTCGGGCAGTTCGATCGTTTTTGATTACCCGGACGATACACTTTTTGAGGAAAAAGGAATATCGAACAGAGTCCAACATATTGTGCAAATGGCAGCAGCAAGCGGGGAACCAATGAAATCTAGTTTCTCTTTTAACCAACTGGAGAAAATGTTAGAGGATGCAGGATTACTTATTTATGAACATTTATCACCAGAGGCAATCCAGGAGCGATTTTTCCTAAACCGTTCTGACTATTTGTCTGCATTTGAGACGGTGCATTACGTTCATGCGGTCAAAAGATAA
- a CDS encoding LysR substrate-binding domain-containing protein encodes METDHSPVIVEKVLDGTVDAGFVYSKPLSPNIASIHVLKDTYSLYGHKCFAGTSLKNLKELTRLPWIYMNWGYHFENWLKAELGSDFFKPLIEVGHSELEMKLIEELEGVGFLPDEMVERSTTGFIPISMETQKTIPAQNVYFIYKKSREQEEDIRELAKKLGEE; translated from the coding sequence TTGGAAACCGATCACTCTCCAGTCATCGTCGAAAAAGTTCTCGATGGGACGGTTGATGCCGGATTCGTCTATAGTAAGCCGCTAAGTCCGAACATTGCTTCCATCCACGTATTGAAAGACACGTATAGCTTGTATGGCCACAAGTGCTTCGCTGGTACAAGTCTAAAAAATCTAAAAGAACTCACCCGTTTGCCGTGGATTTATATGAACTGGGGTTATCATTTTGAAAACTGGTTGAAAGCTGAGTTAGGAAGTGACTTTTTCAAACCATTAATAGAAGTCGGACATAGTGAGCTGGAAATGAAACTGATCGAGGAGCTGGAGGGTGTGGGTTTTTTGCCGGATGAAATGGTCGAACGTTCCACAACAGGTTTTATTCCCATTTCCATGGAAACACAAAAAACGATCCCTGCTCAAAATGTATATTTCATTTACAAAAAAAGCAGGGAGCAAGAAGAGGATATCCGTGAGCTTGCAAAGAAATTGGGAGAGGAATAA
- a CDS encoding kanamycin nucleotidyltransferase C-terminal domain-containing protein, with protein MEHWFPKKFTHKERLQIANKILEVLKDRYKKSLVSVAIEGSTAKGLDAPESDLELRVLLDCDLDYHRWYAFFFEGMFVGISYNSYFRTLEESKEIDYEWSISGDNLDTAIVIFDPSNVYDVLNQNNEFAEQRADFKKLITESVTDMYEHIYKVFTLSDNDYISLNKEVTNIAYWAALTVGLANRVKYKSNKSMVEESFALKNTPSNYEKNIRNLFLNENLFDIKNAVSVLWPSFVKWVSSEFEIDLSDDNLSFV; from the coding sequence ATGGAACATTGGTTTCCTAAAAAGTTTACTCATAAGGAAAGATTGCAAATTGCCAACAAAATACTTGAAGTTTTAAAAGATAGATATAAAAAATCATTAGTATCGGTTGCAATTGAAGGCTCAACAGCTAAAGGCTTGGACGCACCAGAATCAGATCTTGAGTTAAGGGTGCTGTTGGATTGTGACTTGGATTATCATAGGTGGTATGCATTCTTTTTTGAAGGGATGTTTGTGGGGATTAGTTATAACTCTTATTTTAGAACATTGGAGGAATCTAAAGAGATTGATTACGAATGGTCTATAAGTGGTGATAACTTAGATACTGCTATAGTAATCTTTGACCCAAGTAATGTTTATGATGTGCTAAATCAAAATAATGAATTCGCTGAGCAAAGAGCAGATTTTAAAAAGCTAATAACAGAGTCTGTAACGGATATGTACGAACATATATATAAGGTTTTTACCTTGTCGGATAATGATTACATAAGCTTAAACAAGGAAGTGACCAACATAGCGTACTGGGCAGCTTTAACCGTTGGTTTAGCAAATAGAGTTAAATATAAATCGAACAAGAGTATGGTGGAAGAGAGTTTCGCATTAAAAAATACGCCTAGTAATTATGAAAAAAATATAAGAAACTTATTTTTAAATGAAAACTTATTTGATATAAAAAATGCTGTCAGTGTTTTATGGCCATCATTTGTTAAGTGGGTTTCTAGTGAGTTTGAGATAGATTTAAGCGATGATAATTTGAGCTTTGTGTAA
- a CDS encoding LysR family transcriptional regulator, whose amino-acid sequence MDYEQLKTFLTVADVKSFTKAAELLHITQSTVTSRIQAIENFYGKQLIVRSKRGIKLAPIGAELVPYLQRQMELWDKSKRMVSEHDTALRTITIAATYSLWSLFLKIGNRSLSSHRRKSSRWDG is encoded by the coding sequence ATGGATTACGAACAATTGAAAACCTTTTTGACCGTGGCCGATGTGAAAAGTTTTACCAAAGCAGCAGAGTTATTACATATCACACAGTCCACCGTGACTTCCAGAATCCAAGCGATAGAAAACTTTTACGGCAAACAATTGATCGTGAGAAGCAAGAGAGGGATAAAACTGGCTCCAATCGGGGCTGAACTAGTGCCATATTTACAAAGACAAATGGAGTTATGGGATAAGTCCAAGCGGATGGTTTCTGAACATGATACCGCCCTTCGCACTATCACTATCGCAGCTACCTACTCGCTATGGAGCCTTTTCCTTAAAATTGGAAACCGATCACTCTCCAGTCATCGTCGAAAAAGTTCTCGATGGGACGGTTGA
- a CDS encoding GNAT family N-acetyltransferase, translating into MDRKLAEHVKTDRLLLRKPRVEDAGDVFAIESDPETNRFRPAGPMKSMEEAIETIKEWRDNWSADGCGYWLVVLPETDEVIGITGIRRIYWRKRDVLNLYYRFSPKAWGKGYAAEAAAFSVKVARKNLPGFPVLARIRPINTPSQKVAEKSGLKRRPDLDTAGHKVFALGWEIDMVNG; encoded by the coding sequence ATGGATCGTAAGTTAGCGGAACATGTGAAAACAGATCGCTTACTGCTCCGAAAGCCAAGGGTGGAAGATGCCGGGGATGTTTTTGCGATAGAAAGTGATCCGGAAACCAATCGTTTTAGACCAGCCGGCCCGATGAAGTCGATGGAAGAAGCCATTGAAACGATAAAAGAATGGAGAGACAACTGGTCTGCAGACGGATGCGGGTATTGGCTCGTTGTTTTGCCGGAAACAGATGAAGTAATCGGCATCACCGGCATCAGAAGGATTTACTGGAGGAAAAGGGATGTGTTGAATCTATACTATCGCTTTTCACCCAAAGCATGGGGAAAGGGCTATGCGGCAGAAGCGGCCGCTTTTTCAGTTAAAGTGGCTCGAAAAAACCTCCCAGGCTTTCCTGTGCTGGCAAGAATCCGCCCGATTAATACACCCTCGCAAAAAGTTGCAGAAAAAAGTGGATTAAAGCGACGGCCAGACTTGGATACAGCCGGCCATAAGGTTTTTGCTTTGGGGTGGGAGATTGATATGGTAAACGGATAG